From the Streptococcus oralis ATCC 35037 genome, one window contains:
- a CDS encoding low molecular weight protein-tyrosine-phosphatase: MKKIVFVCLGNICRSPMAEFVMKSMTSAYQVESRATSSWEHGNPIHKGTQGIFQQYQIPYDKDKTSLQIGREDFESFDYIIGMDASNVSDLRHMCPQELQYKIYSFAAESVPDPWYTGDFEETYARITSGCQSWLDRLENESDNGKV, encoded by the coding sequence ATGAAAAAAATAGTATTTGTTTGCTTAGGAAATATTTGCCGAAGTCCCATGGCAGAGTTTGTGATGAAGTCCATGACGAGCGCTTACCAAGTCGAGAGTCGGGCAACGTCATCTTGGGAACATGGCAATCCGATTCATAAGGGGACGCAGGGGATTTTTCAGCAGTATCAGATCCCGTATGACAAAGACAAAACATCGCTTCAGATTGGCAGAGAGGACTTTGAATCATTTGATTACATTATCGGTATGGATGCTTCAAACGTTTCAGATCTGCGTCACATGTGCCCTCAGGAACTACAGTACAAGATCTACTCTTTTGCGGCAGAAAGTGTTCCAGATCCATGGTACACAGGAGATTTTGAGGAAACCTATGCGCGCATCACAAGTGGATGCCAAAGCTGGTTAGACCGTTTAGAAAATGAGAGTGACAATGGAAAAGTTTAA
- a CDS encoding MORN repeat-containing protein, which produces MEKFKKIFEKYRVYLTRPRIEIATVLLIAICAVSVFLLNTPKKGVLTLDNGALVYDGTLVRGKMNGQGTMTFENGDQYTGEFNNGAFNGKGTFQSKDGWKYEGDFVNGQAEGQGKLTTEQEVVYEGTFKQGVFQQKQ; this is translated from the coding sequence ATGGAAAAGTTTAAAAAAATCTTTGAAAAATATCGAGTATATCTAACTCGCCCGCGTATAGAGATTGCAACCGTTCTTCTAATCGCTATCTGCGCCGTATCAGTTTTTCTACTAAACACTCCAAAAAAGGGTGTACTGACACTTGACAATGGTGCGCTTGTTTATGATGGAACCTTGGTAAGAGGGAAGATGAATGGTCAGGGGACTATGACCTTTGAAAACGGGGACCAATACACAGGAGAGTTCAATAATGGGGCTTTTAATGGTAAAGGGACTTTTCAATCAAAAGATGGCTGGAAATACGAAGGTGATTTTGTAAATGGTCAGGCTGAAGGTCAAGGGAAGTTGACTACAGAGCAAGAAGTTGTTTATGAGGGGACCTTTAAACAAGGCGTTTTTCAGCAAAAACAGTAG
- the gap gene encoding type I glyceraldehyde-3-phosphate dehydrogenase, which translates to MVVKVGINGFGRIGRLAFRRIQNVEGVEVTRINDLTDPVMLAHLLKYDTTQGRFDGTVEVKEGGFEVNGKFVKVSAERDPEQIDWATDGVEIVLEATGFFAKKDAAEKHLKGGAKKVVITAPGGNDVKTVVFNTNHDVLDGTETVISGASCTTNCLAPMAKALQDNFGVVEGLMTTIHAYTGDQMILDGPHRGGDLRRARAGAANIVPNSTGAAKAIGLVIPELNGKLDGSAQRVPTPTGSVTELVAVLEKNVTVDEVNAAMKAASNESYGYTEDPIVSSDIVGMSYGSLFDATQTKVLDVDGKQLVKVVSWYDNEMSYTAQLVRTLEYFAKIAK; encoded by the coding sequence ATGGTAGTTAAAGTTGGTATTAACGGTTTCGGCCGTATCGGTCGTCTTGCTTTCCGCCGTATCCAAAACGTAGAAGGTGTTGAAGTTACTCGCATCAACGACCTTACAGATCCAGTTATGCTTGCTCACTTGTTGAAATACGACACAACTCAAGGTCGTTTCGACGGTACTGTAGAAGTTAAAGAAGGTGGATTCGAAGTTAACGGTAAATTCGTTAAAGTTTCTGCTGAACGTGATCCAGAACAAATCGACTGGGCTACTGACGGTGTAGAAATCGTTCTTGAAGCAACTGGTTTCTTTGCTAAGAAAGATGCAGCTGAAAAACACCTTAAAGGTGGAGCTAAGAAAGTTGTTATCACTGCTCCTGGTGGAAACGACGTTAAAACAGTTGTATTCAACACTAACCACGACGTTCTTGACGGTACTGAAACAGTTATCTCAGGTGCTTCATGTACTACAAACTGCTTGGCTCCAATGGCTAAAGCTCTTCAAGACAACTTCGGTGTTGTAGAAGGATTGATGACTACTATCCACGCTTACACTGGTGACCAAATGATCCTTGATGGACCACACCGTGGTGGTGACCTTCGCCGTGCTCGTGCTGGTGCTGCAAACATCGTTCCTAACTCAACTGGTGCTGCTAAAGCTATCGGTCTTGTAATCCCAGAATTGAACGGTAAACTTGACGGATCTGCACAACGTGTTCCAACTCCAACTGGATCAGTTACTGAATTGGTAGCAGTTCTTGAAAAGAACGTTACTGTTGATGAAGTGAACGCAGCTATGAAAGCAGCTTCAAACGAATCATACGGTTACACAGAAGATCCAATCGTATCTTCAGATATCGTAGGTATGTCTTACGGTTCATTGTTTGACGCAACTCAAACTAAAGTTCTTGACGTTGACGGTAAACAATTGGTTAAAGTTGTATCATGGTACGACAACGAAATGTCATACACTGCACAACTTGTACGTACTCTTGAATACTTCGCAAAAATCGCTAAATAA
- the adhE gene encoding bifunctional acetaldehyde-CoA/alcohol dehydrogenase, with the protein MADKKTVTPEEKQLAAEKHVDGLVKKALVALDEMRKLNQEQVDYIVAKASVAALDAHGILAQHAVEETGRGVFEDKATKNLFACEHVVNNMRGVKTVGVIEDDPITGLTKIAEPVGVICGVTPTTNPTSTAIFKSLIALKTRNPIVFAFHPSAQESSAHAAQIVRDAAIAAGAPENCVQWITKPSMEATGALMNHEGVATILATGGNAMVKAAYSCGKPALGVGAGNVPAYVEKSADLRQAAHDIVMSKSFDNGMVCASEQAVIIDKEVYDEFVEEFKSYHTYFVNKKEKALLEEFCFGVKANSKNCAGAKLNANIVGKPAAWIAEQAGFSVPEGTNILAAECAEVGPKEPLTREKLSPVIAVLKAEDTEDGLKKARQMVEFNGLGHSAAIHTKDEALAKRFGTEIKAMRIIWNSPSTFGGIGDVYNAFIPSLTLGCGSYGHNSVGDNVSAINLLNIKKVGKRRNNMQWFKVPSKIYFERNSIQYLQTCEDIERVMIVTDKSIEKLGFVQRIIDQLNKRSNRVTVQVFSDVEPDPDITTVERGTEVMRAFEPDTIIALGGGSPMDAAKVMWLFYEQPQIDFRDLVQKFMDIRKRAFRFPSLGKKAKYIGIPTTSGTGSEVTPFAVISDKKNNRKYPLADYSLTPTIAIVDPALVESVPDFIAADTGMDVLTHATEAYTSNFANDYTDGIALQTIKLVFEWLEKSVKTADPEAREKMHNASTMAGMAFANAFLGMSHSMAHKIGAVHHTVHGRTNAILLPYVIRYNGTRPSKTTTWPKYNYWKADEKFQDIARMLGLPHSTPEEAVEAYAKAVYDLGEAVGITMNFKGFGIDEKAWKDSLHEIALLAYEDQCSPANPRLPMVADMEEIMADAYYGYAERPGRRK; encoded by the coding sequence ATGGCTGATAAAAAAACAGTAACCCCAGAGGAAAAACAACTTGCTGCTGAAAAGCATGTCGATGGTCTCGTGAAAAAAGCCTTGGTTGCGCTTGATGAAATGCGCAAGTTGAACCAAGAGCAAGTTGACTATATCGTGGCAAAAGCTTCGGTTGCCGCACTTGACGCGCACGGTATCCTTGCACAACACGCAGTTGAAGAAACTGGTCGTGGAGTATTTGAAGACAAGGCGACAAAAAACCTATTTGCCTGCGAACACGTAGTGAACAATATGCGTGGAGTTAAAACAGTTGGAGTTATTGAAGATGATCCAATTACAGGTTTGACAAAGATTGCGGAGCCTGTCGGGGTAATCTGTGGTGTCACTCCGACAACAAACCCAACTTCAACAGCGATTTTCAAATCACTCATTGCTTTGAAAACACGTAACCCAATCGTTTTTGCCTTCCACCCATCAGCTCAAGAATCATCAGCTCACGCAGCACAAATCGTTCGTGATGCAGCCATCGCAGCTGGCGCACCTGAAAACTGTGTTCAATGGATTACAAAGCCATCTATGGAAGCAACTGGAGCGCTAATGAACCACGAAGGTGTTGCAACTATTCTTGCAACTGGTGGGAACGCTATGGTTAAAGCTGCATACTCATGTGGAAAACCAGCTCTTGGGGTAGGTGCCGGAAACGTTCCTGCCTATGTAGAAAAATCTGCTGACCTTCGTCAAGCTGCTCATGACATCGTTATGTCTAAATCATTTGATAATGGGATGGTCTGTGCATCAGAACAAGCGGTTATCATTGATAAAGAAGTATATGACGAATTTGTAGAAGAATTCAAATCATATCACACTTACTTTGTAAACAAGAAAGAAAAAGCGCTTCTTGAAGAATTCTGTTTCGGCGTGAAAGCAAACAGCAAAAACTGTGCAGGTGCTAAACTAAACGCAAACATCGTTGGTAAACCAGCAGCATGGATTGCTGAACAAGCAGGATTCAGCGTTCCAGAAGGAACAAACATCTTGGCTGCAGAATGTGCAGAAGTAGGACCGAAAGAACCATTGACTCGTGAAAAATTGTCACCAGTTATCGCTGTCCTAAAAGCTGAAGATACAGAAGACGGTCTTAAAAAAGCTCGCCAAATGGTTGAGTTTAACGGACTTGGTCACTCAGCAGCTATTCATACAAAAGACGAAGCTCTTGCTAAACGCTTTGGTACAGAAATCAAAGCAATGCGTATTATCTGGAACTCTCCATCTACTTTCGGTGGTATCGGTGACGTATACAATGCCTTCATTCCATCATTGACACTTGGATGTGGTTCATATGGACACAACTCAGTTGGTGATAATGTGAGTGCGATCAACCTTCTAAACATCAAGAAAGTAGGGAAACGTAGAAATAATATGCAGTGGTTTAAAGTTCCTTCAAAAATTTACTTCGAACGCAATTCTATCCAATACCTTCAAACATGTGAAGATATTGAACGCGTTATGATTGTTACAGACAAATCGATCGAAAAACTTGGTTTTGTTCAACGCATTATTGACCAATTGAACAAACGCAGCAACCGTGTAACTGTCCAAGTCTTCTCAGATGTTGAACCAGACCCAGATATCACAACTGTAGAACGTGGTACTGAAGTGATGAGGGCGTTTGAACCAGACACAATCATCGCTCTTGGTGGTGGTTCTCCAATGGACGCAGCCAAAGTTATGTGGCTCTTCTATGAACAACCACAAATCGACTTCCGTGACTTGGTTCAAAAATTCATGGATATCCGTAAACGTGCCTTCCGCTTCCCATCACTTGGTAAGAAAGCGAAGTACATCGGTATCCCAACAACTTCAGGTACTGGTTCAGAAGTAACACCATTTGCCGTTATCTCTGACAAGAAAAACAACCGTAAGTATCCATTGGCTGACTACTCATTGACACCAACTATTGCGATTGTTGACCCTGCTTTGGTTGAGTCAGTTCCAGACTTCATCGCTGCGGACACAGGTATGGACGTCTTGACTCACGCGACTGAAGCCTACACTTCAAACTTTGCTAACGACTACACAGACGGTATCGCCCTTCAAACAATCAAACTTGTCTTTGAATGGTTGGAAAAATCTGTTAAGACAGCTGATCCAGAAGCTCGCGAAAAAATGCACAATGCATCTACAATGGCTGGTATGGCCTTTGCCAATGCCTTCCTTGGTATGAGCCACTCAATGGCCCACAAGATCGGTGCGGTTCACCATACTGTTCACGGACGTACAAACGCAATCTTGCTTCCATACGTTATCCGTTACAATGGTACTCGCCCATCTAAGACGACTACATGGCCTAAGTACAACTACTGGAAAGCTGATGAAAAATTCCAAGATATTGCTAGAATGCTTGGATTGCCTCACTCAACTCCAGAAGAAGCGGTTGAAGCGTATGCCAAAGCAGTTTACGATCTTGGTGAAGCAGTTGGAATCACAATGAACTTCAAAGGCTTTGGAATCGATGAAAAAGCTTGGAAAGACAGCTTGCATGAAATTGCCTTGCTTGCTTATGAAGACCAATGTTCTCCTGCGAACCCACGCTTGCCAATGGTAGCTGACATGGAAGAAATCATGGCAGATGCTTACTATGGTTATGCAGAACGTCCAGGACGTCGTAAATAA